The Penicillium digitatum chromosome 6, complete sequence genome has a window encoding:
- a CDS encoding ATP-dependent Clp protease proteolytic subunit — translation MECVGTRISYAKWRLNTFRQLLATSQAQAASRGISTSRQTDQRNNTVLETKTGNSNLDSLLPSQRLPQSPLLARPRPGTEKNRKRRPTTQEEADLLKNPWALMLASPARMCSVTGARLPSALLGTWGLVTQPNSVKLHMMPVGLLHDSLQSNQTTNLSLSSKTAILNQQKSPAIGNQGLQGNPLNLSPIPTFPDKQTGRQLVLRIAELLPLIQSISVPLSKKGGKRPPIMRLLPFRWRHPQGPVTAHEEKRIVWSRDMPEFLLQSMRSVVAKKLDAVLDKYKRVGTPNGVWRALDLPEYSDAALKEALGSLERFDRMECGGVLLLGSKNYPAAGHTSQSSVSLDSVTLTQTGSKIPVFDLSVIFSESDINKLCEAHSQFQHTALFFRPEDKLGIDAMISLWKVKRLLDGVDTTEQ, via the coding sequence ATGGAGTGTGTGGGCACCCGCATCTCATATGCAAAATGGCGCCTGAATACGTTCCGACAATTGTTGGCGACATCGCAAGCTCAGGCAGCTAGTCGGGGCATCTCGACCTCACGGCAAACCGACCAACGCAATAATACTGTGTTGGAAACAAAGACCGGCAATTCGAATCTGGactctcttcttccttcacAGCGACTCCCCCAGTCTCCTCTCCTCGCACGTCCTCGTCCTGGGACTGAGAAGAACCGCAAGAGACGCCCCACGACACAGGAGGAAGCTGACCTGCTCAAGAACCCATGGGCCCTAATGCTGGCTTCCCCGGCGCGCATGTGCTCTGTAACTGGTGCAAGGCTTCCATCTGCTCTTCTGGGGACTTGGGGACTTGTTACACAACCAAATTCAGTCAAGCTTCATATGATGCCTGTGGGTCTGCTGCACGACTCGCTGCAAAGCAACCAGACCACGAACCTCAGTCTATCATCAAAGACAGCCATCCTAAACCAGCAAAAAAGCCCAGCGATTGGGAACCAAGGCCTGCAAGGGAATCCCTTGAATTTATCACCAATTCCAACATTCCCAGATAAGCAGACTGGACGCCAGCTTGTGCTTCGCATTGCTGAGCTTCTTCCACTTATTCAATCCATTTCAGTGCCACTTTCTAAGAAGGGCGGGAAAAGGCCGCCGATTATGCGGTTGTTGCCGTTCCGATGGAGGCATCCCCAGGGCCCTGTGACGGCGCACGAAGAGAAAAGAATCGTCTGGTCGAGAGATATGCCGGAATTTTTACTGCAGAGTATGAGGAGTGTTGTTGCCAAGAAGCTAGATGCGGTCCTCGACAAATACAAGCGTGTCGGTACCCCCAATGGGGTCTGGAGGGCTCTGGATCTACCCGAGTACTCGGATGCTGCGCTGAAGGAGGCCCTGGGAAGTCTAGAGCGATTTGATCGTATGGAATGTGGTGGAGTCCTGCTTCTTGGCTCAAAGAATTACCCGGCTGCTGGGCATACATCTCAATCGAGCGTCTCTTTGGATTCGGTGACTCTCACGCAGACTGGATCCAAGATTCCTGTGTTTGATTTGTCAGTGATTTTCTCTGAGTCTGATATCAACAAACTCTGTGAAGCCCACAGTCAATTCCAACACACTGCATTGTTCTTTAGACCAGAGGATAAGCTCGGTATTGATGCGATGATATCCCTCTGGAAAGTTAAACGACTTCTTGATGGGGTTGATACGACAGAGCAATGA
- a CDS encoding Short-chain dehydrogenase/reductase SDR, with protein sequence MSGWVIAAIDALNYVSAVSFTPENDIPDLIGKVVLITGGNAGLGKETILQLAKHNPERIFLGARSKAKAEDAIESVKSSGSDDVEIVWIPLDLMSGKSIKNAAERVNAQSSRLDILILNAGVMALPPGETEMGHEIQLGTNHTGHFYLTKLLLPILLKTAEEPGSDVRVVSLASVGHNFAPAFENILDQEKLKKANTLARYGASKAANILFAAELSRRYPSITSVAVHPGIIVTNLYDALNSRSVFTALGSKLLRLSSSTVRQGACNSLWAAVGAKKEELTNGGYYVPVGILKRRNTWACNEDMGKRLWEWTELELTKANL encoded by the exons ATGTCTGGATGGGTAATAGCTGCAATAGATGCACTCAACTACGTGAGTGCAGTAAGCTTCACACCTGAGAACGACATCCCAGATCTGATCGGGAAGGTCGTCTTGATTACGGGCG GAAATGCAGGCTTAGGTAAAGAAACGATCCTCCAGCTGGCCAAGCACAATCCGGAGAGAATTTTCCTCGGTGCGCGTTCAAAAGCAAAGGCGGAGGATGCCATCGAGTCGGTGAAATCATCCGGATCAGATGATGTCGAAATTGTCTGGATACCGTTGGACTTGATGTCAGGTAAATCGATCAAGAACGCAGCGGAGCGAGTCAACGCTCAGTCGTCTCGTCTCGACATCCTGATTCTCAATGCTGGTGTGATGGCCCTGCCTCCTGGCGAAACAGAAATGGGTCATGAAATCCAGCTTGGCACGAATCATACCGGACACTTCTATCTTACCAAATTGCTGCTGCCAATACTGCTCAAGACGGCTGAGGAGCCGGGCTCGGATGTCCGCGTCGTGTCGCTCGCTTCTGTGGGGCATAACTTTGCGCCGGCATTTGAGAATATCTTGGATCAAGAGAAGCTCAAGAAGGCCAATACACTTGCTCGGTATGGCGCGTCGAAAGCTGCCAATATTCTCTTCGCTGCAGAATTGAGCAGGCGGTACCCGTCAATAACGTCGGTCGCTGTTCATCCAGGTATTATCGTAACGAATTTGTATGACGCTTTAAATTCGAGATCCGTCTTCACTGCCTTGGGTTCTAAGCTTCTGCGTTTATCGAGCTCGACAGTGCGCCAGGGTGCGTGTAACTCGCTGTGGGCTGCTGTTGGCGCAAAGAAGGAGGAGCTCACCAATGGAGGTTATTATGTTCCTGTTGGAATTTTGAAACGTCGAAACACGTGGGCATGCAATGAGGATATGGGAAAGCGATTATGGGAGTGGACTGAGTTGGAGCTCACAAAGGCTAATCTCTGA
- a CDS encoding Alcohol dehydrogenase superfamily, zinc-containing codes for MLSLSIPSYSKPSGYQLSELAKPEISDPKDVIIRVHAASINPIDVKKADGLLKFAMKDTFPYKIGYDCAGIITEIGSDVTRLQVGAEVYTRLPEISRGSCSEFVKCTEKYIALKPPSLSFEDAASIPLAAMTALQALGKYKGDLTEKTVFVPAGLSGTGLFACQLAKNVFHAGKVITTVSTSKVDKINDLLGEGTVDEIIDYTKIDPRKVIKSGSVDFLFDTVGSALEYLCLMNQKSGCIVSVATMPSGNQLQEYSLMDLPQQGGVPFALRMGLNAFDWVRKLRAWRYGVEYSYMFLESSGEDLDELRKYVEENKLRTVVGNSVELSDIEAVRSACQTVYSGKGGLGKLVVKVADS; via the exons ATGTTATCCTTGAGCATTCCATCATACTCAAAGCCATCGGGCTACCAGCTTTCTGAGTTGGCCAAGCCGGAGATCAGTGATCCAAAAGATGTGATCATAAGGGTTCATGCGGCGAGCATCAATCCGATCGACGTGAAGAAAGCCGATGGTTTACTGAAATTTGCGATGAAAGATAC CTTCCCTTATAAAATCGGCTATGACTGTGCCGGCATAATCACAGAGATTGGGTCGGATGTGACCCGGCTTCAAGTCGGAGCTGAAGTCTATACTAGATTACCAGAGATTTCTCGAG GATCTTGCAGTGAATTTGTCAAATGTACAGAGAAGTACATTGCCCTGAAGCCACCGTCATTGTCATTTGAGGATGCAGCTTCAATCCCTCTGGCAGCAATGACTGCACTTCAAGCACTCGGAAAATACAAAGGAGATTTAACTGAAAAGACTGTCTTTGTGCCCGCCGGCT TGAGTGGAACAGGTCTTTTTGCTTGCCAATTGGCAAAGAATGTCTTCCATGCAGGCAAGGTCATCACCACAGTTTCGACCTCGAAGGTGGATAAGATCAACGACCTCCTAGGCGAAGGGACTGTCGATGAAA TAATCGACTACACAAAAATCGACCCAAGAAAGGTCATCAAATCTGGCTCTGTGGACTTCCTCTTCGACACAGTGGGTTCTGCACTGGAGTACCTCTGCCTGATGAATCAAAAATCTGGATGTATCGTGTCAGTTGCGACCATGCCATCGGGTAATCAGCTCCAGGAATATTCACTTATGGATCTTCCCCAACAGGGTGGCGTTCCCTTTGCTCTACGAATGGGACTCAATGCTTTCGATTGGGTCCGTAAACTAAGAGCATGGCGCTATGGTGTTGAGTATTCATACATGTTTCTAGAATCGAGTGGTGAAGATCTGGACGAGTTGAGAAAGTATGTTGAGGAAAACAAGCTGAGAACAGTAGTTGGAAACTCCGTTGAGCTGTCAGACATTGAAGCAGTGAGATCAGCATGCCAGACGGTTTATAGTGGAAAGGGAGGTCTCGGGAAGCTGGTTGTCAAAGTTGCCGATTCGTAG